The Thermotoga sp. SG1 genome includes a window with the following:
- the smpB gene encoding SsrA-binding protein SmpB, whose protein sequence is MKIVATNKKAYTDYEILETYEAGIVLTGTEVKSLRNGSVSFKDSFCRFKDGELYLLNLHIPPYSHGGIHNHDPERPRKLLLHKRELKRLMGKVQEEGITIVPLKIYFNDRGIAKVEIAVARGRKKYDKREAIKRREMERKIREYMKYSR, encoded by the coding sequence GTGAAAATCGTGGCTACAAACAAAAAGGCCTATACAGACTACGAGATTCTTGAAACGTACGAGGCGGGTATCGTTCTTACTGGAACTGAAGTGAAGTCCCTCAGAAACGGCTCGGTCAGTTTCAAAGATTCCTTCTGCCGGTTCAAAGACGGAGAACTTTACCTTTTGAACCTCCACATACCACCGTACAGTCACGGTGGAATACACAACCACGATCCAGAAAGACCCAGGAAACTCCTTCTTCACAAGAGAGAACTCAAAAGGCTCATGGGAAAGGTGCAGGAGGAAGGAATCACCATAGTCCCCTTGAAGATATATTTCAACGATAGAGGAATAGCGAAGGTAGAGATAGCCGTTGCACGGGGAAGAAAGAAGTACGACAAGAGAGAGGCGATAAAGAGAAGAGAGATGGAAAGAAAGATAAGAGAGTACATGAAGTACTCCAGATAA
- the rsxE gene encoding electron transport complex subunit RsxE has translation MSRIKEFTKGFIKENPTYVQVLGMCPTLAVTTSAINGLGMGLATTAVLTMSNVVISLIRKLVPEKIRIPIFIVVIASFVTMIDLLMHGFTYELWKTLGLFIPLIVVNCIIMGRAETFASKHGVFDSFLDGLGMGLGFTGSLVLLGSVREFFGNGTIFGYEIWKVKIFLEILPPGAYITLGLLSALFTYVGMRMKKRGETK, from the coding sequence ATGAGCCGTATCAAGGAGTTCACAAAGGGTTTCATAAAGGAAAATCCAACGTATGTTCAGGTCCTTGGGATGTGCCCCACCCTTGCTGTCACCACGAGTGCGATCAACGGTCTGGGAATGGGTCTTGCCACCACGGCGGTTCTCACCATGTCAAACGTGGTCATTTCTCTCATAAGAAAACTCGTTCCTGAAAAGATCAGAATTCCCATATTCATCGTTGTCATAGCATCTTTTGTCACCATGATAGATCTTCTCATGCACGGATTCACTTACGAACTGTGGAAGACACTTGGTCTTTTCATTCCACTCATCGTCGTCAACTGTATAATCATGGGAAGGGCAGAAACTTTTGCTTCTAAACACGGAGTTTTCGATTCTTTCCTCGATGGTCTGGGGATGGGACTTGGCTTTACGGGTTCTCTTGTTTTGCTCGGCAGTGTAAGGGAGTTCTTTGGAAACGGAACGATCTTTGGATACGAAATCTGGAAAGTTAAAATCTTTCTGGAAATACTTCCGCCTGGCGCTTATATAACACTAGGACTTCTTTCGGCTCTTTTCACTTACGTTGGTATGAGAATGAAGAAGAGAGGTGAAACGAAATGA
- a CDS encoding D-alanine--D-alanine ligase: MKIALLMGGTSREREISLRSGERVKKALDALGYDYVVFDVGEDFLEKAPKLKEFDLVFNVLHGTFGEDGSLQSILDFLGVRYTGSDAFSSMLCFDKLLTYRFLKDLVKIPNFVELKEYLDSSPIGYPCVVKPRREGSSIGVFICESDEEFQRALKEDLPLYGSVIVQEYIPGREMTVSIIETERGFKVLPILELRPKRRKFYDYIAKYTKGETEFLLPAPLEPDEERLVKETALRVFTEAGCRGFGRVDGIFFNGEFFFLEINTVPGLTELSDLPASAKAAGIDFEELIDIIIKSAFLKGE, translated from the coding sequence ATGAAGATAGCACTACTGATGGGGGGAACATCAAGAGAAAGAGAAATCTCACTGAGAAGCGGAGAAAGGGTAAAAAAAGCTCTTGATGCTCTGGGATACGATTACGTTGTCTTCGACGTTGGCGAGGATTTCTTGGAAAAGGCGCCGAAACTGAAAGAATTCGACCTGGTATTCAACGTGCTTCACGGAACGTTTGGGGAAGACGGTTCACTTCAGTCTATACTGGATTTTCTCGGGGTTCGGTACACGGGTTCTGATGCTTTCTCTAGCATGCTCTGTTTCGACAAACTTCTCACCTACAGGTTCTTGAAAGATCTTGTCAAAATACCGAACTTCGTTGAACTCAAAGAATACCTCGACTCATCTCCTATCGGATATCCCTGTGTGGTGAAGCCACGAAGGGAAGGTTCCAGCATTGGTGTTTTCATCTGTGAGTCAGACGAGGAATTTCAGAGGGCGCTGAAAGAGGATCTACCGCTCTACGGCAGTGTGATCGTTCAGGAATACATCCCGGGGCGGGAAATGACGGTATCCATAATAGAGACCGAAAGAGGATTCAAGGTTTTGCCTATATTGGAGCTGAGACCAAAGAGGAGGAAATTCTACGATTACATCGCAAAGTACACAAAAGGTGAGACGGAATTTCTGCTACCAGCCCCATTGGAACCAGATGAGGAACGGCTAGTGAAAGAAACAGCCCTCAGAGTGTTCACTGAAGCTGGTTGCAGAGGTTTTGGTCGTGTGGATGGGATCTTCTTCAATGGAGAATTTTTCTTCCTTGAGATAAACACGGTTCCAGGGCTTACAGAACTTAGTGACCTTCCTGCGAGTGCAAAGGCGGCTGGCATCGACTTTGAGGAGTTGATAGATATAATCATAAAGAGTGCCTTCTTGAAAGGAGAGTGA
- the csrA gene encoding carbon storage regulator CsrA gives MLVLTRKVGEKIVVGNDIVITVLKIEGNSVKIGIEAPKHVKILREELYEELKNENIKAASVSKDDLKEVWKNDKGYKRPGPSS, from the coding sequence ATGCTGGTTCTCACGAGAAAAGTTGGAGAAAAGATCGTGGTTGGCAATGATATAGTGATAACCGTTCTGAAAATCGAAGGAAATTCTGTTAAAATCGGAATAGAGGCCCCAAAGCATGTGAAAATTTTGAGAGAAGAGCTCTATGAAGAGCTCAAAAACGAGAACATAAAAGCGGCCAGTGTTTCAAAGGACGATCTCAAGGAGGTTTGGAAGAATGATAAAGGTTACAAAAGACCTGGTCCTTCATCTTGA
- the rsxA gene encoding electron transport complex subunit RsxA — translation MKVFLLFFSAIFVNNFVLARFLGICPFLGVSKRLETATGMGIAVTFVMTISAAISWFLDRLLISTGLEFLRTIVFILVIASFVQFVELFLKKSSSDLYEALGIFLPLITTNCAILGMVLLNSLMKLTFVEAVFHALGSGLGFALALVIFAGIREKLDLYDLPESFKGTAIALITAGLLSLAFMGFQGMVKL, via the coding sequence ATGAAGGTCTTTTTGCTTTTCTTCTCTGCCATTTTTGTAAACAACTTCGTTCTCGCCAGGTTCCTGGGGATATGTCCCTTTCTTGGGGTCTCCAAAAGACTGGAAACGGCAACCGGAATGGGTATCGCCGTTACCTTCGTCATGACGATTTCTGCTGCGATCAGTTGGTTTTTAGATAGACTCCTCATCTCCACTGGACTCGAATTTTTGAGAACGATCGTTTTCATTTTGGTTATTGCCTCATTCGTTCAATTCGTTGAACTCTTCCTGAAAAAATCGAGTTCCGATCTGTACGAAGCCCTTGGAATATTTCTTCCTCTCATCACAACGAACTGCGCGATTCTTGGAATGGTACTTCTGAATAGTCTCATGAAGTTGACCTTTGTTGAGGCTGTCTTTCATGCTCTTGGGTCGGGTTTGGGATTTGCTCTTGCACTGGTGATTTTTGCTGGTATAAGGGAAAAACTCGATCTCTACGATCTTCCAGAATCCTTCAAAGGAACCGCCATCGCTCTGATCACCGCTGGTCTTCTTTCTCTGGCGTTCATGGGTTTCCAGGGTATGGTGAAACTATGA
- a CDS encoding YraN family protein, whose product MMDWKAAEDIACNFLKKKGYKILERNYRTKYGEIDIIARCGKEIVFVEVKSGEGRVDPLERIDMRKVRNIEKVARLYVLQKKLKGPVRVDFVRVTPNGIDHFEGLWLG is encoded by the coding sequence ATGATGGACTGGAAAGCAGCTGAAGATATCGCATGCAACTTTCTGAAGAAGAAGGGATACAAGATCCTGGAAAGAAACTACCGAACAAAGTACGGAGAGATAGACATAATAGCTCGTTGTGGAAAAGAAATCGTGTTCGTGGAAGTCAAAAGTGGTGAGGGAAGGGTGGATCCTCTCGAAAGGATTGATATGAGAAAGGTTCGAAACATAGAAAAAGTGGCAAGACTGTACGTACTCCAGAAAAAATTGAAAGGACCTGTGAGGGTAGATTTCGTGAGGGTGACACCAAACGGGATAGACCATTTTGAAGGTCTTTGGCTGGGGTGA
- the dprA gene encoding DNA-processing protein DprA: MTPLEIALLVYHGGYRFSELEPHLELKAFLEHSDPKKAQKFRERCNEEEFERQKFLIEKYDVRLISFWDDSYPESLRKSKFPPVVLFVRGDDSLLRKSCVGVVGTRKPTGYGISVTRRFVGLLCERFVIVSGMALGIDSVAHREALERGGKTVAVLGTGVDVIYPKSNKDLFIRILESGCVVSEYPMGIRPQKYHFPARNRIIAGLSKAIIVTEAPVRSGALITAKFAVENGRDVFAVPGDIDRSTSEGTNYLVKSGAYPLTDEEDLRLYFGIASKKDLSLDPAQKMVFESLKVSPKSVDELIEELKWDVSEVLRVISELELMGLVEFTGGTYRTLG; encoded by the coding sequence ATGACGCCCCTTGAGATAGCGTTACTCGTTTACCATGGAGGATACAGATTTTCAGAACTGGAACCCCATCTTGAGCTGAAGGCCTTTTTAGAGCACTCCGATCCAAAAAAGGCACAAAAGTTCCGGGAAAGATGCAATGAGGAAGAATTTGAAAGACAGAAATTTCTCATAGAAAAATACGATGTGAGACTCATCTCTTTCTGGGATGATTCTTATCCTGAGTCTCTGAGAAAAAGCAAGTTTCCACCTGTCGTTCTCTTCGTTCGGGGAGATGACAGTCTTCTCAGAAAGAGCTGTGTAGGAGTTGTGGGAACAAGAAAACCAACGGGTTACGGAATCAGTGTAACAAGGCGTTTTGTGGGACTTTTGTGTGAGCGTTTTGTGATCGTTTCTGGGATGGCTCTTGGAATAGATTCTGTTGCTCACAGAGAGGCTCTGGAAAGAGGGGGAAAAACTGTTGCGGTACTCGGCACAGGAGTGGATGTGATCTATCCGAAGTCGAACAAGGATTTGTTCATCAGGATATTGGAGAGTGGGTGTGTTGTTAGTGAGTATCCGATGGGGATAAGACCTCAAAAGTATCATTTCCCGGCGCGAAATCGTATCATAGCAGGGCTTTCCAAAGCGATCATCGTCACGGAGGCTCCTGTGAGGAGTGGTGCGCTAATAACAGCAAAGTTTGCTGTGGAAAATGGAAGAGATGTGTTCGCGGTCCCCGGTGATATAGACAGGAGTACGAGTGAAGGAACGAACTATCTTGTCAAGTCTGGAGCGTATCCTCTCACAGACGAAGAAGACCTGAGACTTTACTTTGGAATTGCCTCAAAAAAGGATCTTTCACTCGATCCGGCGCAAAAGATGGTTTTCGAATCTTTGAAGGTTTCTCCAAAGTCCGTGGATGAGCTGATAGAAGAACTGAAATGGGATGTGTCGGAGGTTCTCAGAGTGATTTCTGAACTGGAACTTATGGGGCTTGTGGAGTTTACCGGTGGTACCTACAGAACACTGGGGTGA
- the rpmB gene encoding 50S ribosomal protein L28 — translation MAKRCEVCGKAPRSGNNVSHSNKKTGRWFRPNLQKVRVVLSDGTIKRMRVCTSCLKAGKVKKYVGQVSEV, via the coding sequence ATGGCAAAAAGGTGTGAAGTGTGTGGAAAGGCACCCAGATCTGGAAACAACGTGAGTCATTCCAACAAGAAGACCGGCAGATGGTTCAGACCGAATCTTCAAAAGGTGCGAGTCGTGCTTTCGGATGGAACCATCAAGAGAATGCGAGTCTGCACTTCTTGCTTGAAGGCCGGAAAGGTGAAGAAATACGTAGGTCAGGTTTCGGAGGTGTGA
- the gatC gene encoding Asp-tRNA(Asn)/Glu-tRNA(Gln) amidotransferase subunit GatC, with amino-acid sequence MIKVTKDLVLHLENLARLELSEEQRESLMKDFQEILDYVELLSEVDVEGVEPMYTPVEDVVVLRTGEPRFFEDRDLIKKNFPDEKDDHIKVPGIHR; translated from the coding sequence ATGATAAAGGTTACAAAAGACCTGGTCCTTCATCTTGAAAACCTGGCAAGGCTCGAGCTTTCGGAAGAGCAAAGAGAAAGTCTCATGAAAGATTTTCAAGAAATACTTGATTATGTGGAGCTTTTGAGTGAAGTGGACGTTGAAGGTGTCGAACCGATGTACACACCAGTCGAAGATGTTGTCGTACTCAGAACGGGTGAACCCAGATTTTTCGAAGATAGAGATCTCATAAAGAAAAACTTCCCTGATGAAAAAGATGATCACATAAAAGTTCCCGGGATTCATCGATGA
- a CDS encoding DUF47 domain-containing protein — protein MRFIEKMIPEESPIQLLIDLARRGETAVVLLKDAIQDYFEKKFGEGHLNRVIDLERDADQLKAKLKRIYQKIKYSYFEKDDFLYIVHKSDEILDIVRDVVIMLDMNRVDDVPKEVKDRFLELVDSVLNTIRETVEAVEQLKVLAETDFSPIEEEKERREVFDVSMEEREVDTISRDLGKKLYSLKNSMNPVDLIFLNKIARLVSKIADQGKDITKRINSAILK, from the coding sequence ATGAGGTTCATAGAAAAGATGATACCTGAGGAATCCCCGATTCAGTTGCTCATTGACCTTGCTCGACGGGGAGAAACAGCGGTGGTTTTGCTCAAGGATGCCATCCAGGACTATTTTGAAAAGAAATTCGGTGAAGGACACCTCAACCGTGTCATCGACCTGGAGAGAGACGCTGACCAGTTGAAAGCAAAGCTGAAGAGGATCTACCAGAAGATCAAATACTCCTACTTCGAGAAGGATGATTTCCTCTACATAGTGCACAAATCGGACGAAATACTCGACATCGTAAGAGATGTGGTCATCATGCTCGACATGAACAGAGTTGATGATGTGCCAAAGGAGGTAAAAGACCGCTTCCTGGAACTCGTTGACAGTGTTCTCAACACGATCAGAGAAACGGTGGAAGCTGTTGAGCAACTGAAGGTTCTGGCAGAAACGGACTTCTCCCCAATCGAAGAGGAGAAGGAAAGGAGGGAAGTGTTTGACGTCTCAATGGAGGAAAGAGAGGTGGACACTATCTCCAGAGATCTTGGAAAGAAACTCTACTCTTTGAAGAATTCCATGAATCCAGTCGATCTCATCTTTCTGAACAAGATAGCACGTCTTGTTTCGAAGATCGCGGACCAGGGAAAGGACATAACGAAGAGGATAAACTCTGCAATTTTGAAATAA
- a CDS encoding RnfABCDGE type electron transport complex subunit G produces the protein MKDIIKTGLILMIFTAISGLFLGFVYVGVKGKIQEADNAAKLVAIKFVLKDPFTGDYLVDEEMIEEVVKKTGIDTITLKEYKEGAVLGPIYKFKTKDGKSAYVLSGYAPGFGGNVTVVACFLETKNGLMLNSVRVIDYSQETPGLGAKIGEEDIQKRFFPIPSEGLKDGLKVDKDAGLPKGTPDELKQKGIVKVSDVMTGATITPRAVVTALNLMYRYLTEEVLK, from the coding sequence ATGAAAGACATCATCAAAACTGGTCTGATTCTAATGATCTTTACAGCGATATCGGGACTCTTTCTTGGTTTTGTGTACGTAGGAGTGAAAGGAAAAATCCAGGAGGCAGACAACGCAGCGAAATTGGTAGCCATCAAATTCGTTCTGAAAGATCCTTTTACAGGAGACTATTTGGTGGATGAAGAAATGATCGAGGAAGTGGTTAAAAAAACAGGAATAGACACGATCACTTTGAAGGAATACAAAGAAGGTGCTGTACTGGGTCCAATCTACAAGTTCAAAACAAAAGATGGGAAGAGCGCATATGTTCTGTCAGGTTACGCGCCGGGTTTTGGAGGGAACGTAACCGTGGTGGCCTGCTTTCTTGAAACGAAAAATGGTTTGATGCTCAACTCCGTGAGGGTGATCGACTACTCTCAAGAAACACCTGGCCTTGGGGCAAAGATAGGAGAGGAAGATATTCAGAAGAGATTCTTTCCCATCCCATCGGAGGGTTTGAAGGATGGACTGAAGGTGGACAAAGATGCAGGTCTTCCAAAAGGTACTCCCGATGAGTTGAAACAGAAAGGAATTGTGAAGGTGAGCGATGTTATGACGGGTGCAACCATCACACCCAGAGCGGTTGTAACAGCTCTGAACCTCATGTACAGGTACCTGACCGAGGAGGTGTTGAAATGA
- a CDS encoding RnfABCDGE type electron transport complex subunit D: MKLTSAYAPHLRENDDVRKVMIDVLIALSPAVAGAAYFFGWYALLLCVSGALLGELFDIFVMRYLRGIKDFVPDGSGAVTGLLLAMNVSTRLPFWAFLVGLVFALGLGKHAFGGLGQNVFNPALVGRAFLLISFPTYMTTWVVPGAGFLKSPADVMTAATPLALFKEHGVIISYWDLFIGNVGGSLGETSALLLLVGFLYLLLRKRVKIFIPISYIGTVFLFSSIAYLVNPRFGDPLFHLLSGGLMLGALFMATDMVTSPITAKGQLIFGVGCGVLTMAIRLFGAYPEGVSFSILFMNALVPLIDRYTRPRIFGEVKE, encoded by the coding sequence ATGAAGTTGACGAGCGCTTACGCACCCCATCTTCGGGAAAATGACGATGTGAGAAAGGTCATGATAGACGTTCTCATCGCCCTCTCTCCTGCTGTTGCCGGAGCGGCCTATTTTTTCGGGTGGTACGCATTGCTTCTTTGCGTTTCAGGGGCGTTGCTTGGGGAACTTTTCGACATATTCGTCATGAGATACCTGAGGGGTATAAAAGATTTTGTTCCTGATGGAAGCGGAGCCGTGACCGGGTTGCTTCTTGCGATGAACGTGAGCACAAGGCTTCCCTTCTGGGCCTTTCTGGTGGGACTCGTCTTCGCACTGGGATTGGGAAAGCACGCGTTTGGAGGTCTTGGACAGAACGTATTCAATCCGGCGCTTGTCGGCAGGGCCTTCCTTCTTATTTCTTTCCCCACCTACATGACCACGTGGGTTGTACCCGGTGCGGGATTCTTGAAATCCCCAGCAGACGTGATGACAGCGGCCACTCCTCTTGCCCTCTTCAAGGAACACGGTGTGATTATCTCCTACTGGGATCTGTTCATAGGGAATGTGGGGGGATCTCTTGGTGAAACGAGTGCACTTCTTCTCCTTGTGGGATTTCTCTATCTTCTTCTGAGAAAGAGGGTGAAGATCTTCATACCCATTTCTTACATAGGAACTGTTTTTCTGTTTTCTTCCATAGCCTATCTGGTGAACCCGAGATTTGGAGATCCTCTCTTTCATCTCCTCAGCGGTGGTCTCATGCTCGGTGCTCTCTTCATGGCCACCGACATGGTGACGAGCCCGATCACCGCAAAGGGTCAGTTGATCTTCGGTGTGGGATGCGGTGTTCTCACCATGGCGATAAGGCTCTTTGGAGCATATCCAGAGGGTGTTTCATTTTCGATTCTCTTTATGAACGCACTGGTTCCTCTGATAGATAGGTACACCAGACCACGTATCTTCGGCGAGGTGAAAGAATGA
- a CDS encoding 3'-5' exoribonuclease YhaM family protein, giving the protein MKLGDLMPKDLLGRELFVQDLKDHINDNVEIVLKIRSKKLQETKDNKKFLIMTLEDRTGAVRAVDWYNAELNDQRLKEGSVVRVRGRVVFFENRIQINVENDYNAIRVLKKDEYDFTKFVAQSKKDPEVMKKKLFSLIDQIRDRDYKRLLRAFFVEDEKFSEEFFKSPAGMRVHHAYIGGLLEHSLTVAEICREISRYYPLDRDLLITGALLHDVGKVREYVVTESGIDVTTEGELKGHISIGAMMVREKAKELGLPEKKVLEVEHIILSHHGELEWGSPVVPKTIEALIVHHVENLDSKLARFFEIIENADSDQVWTEYDKNLKRRIFIRGEELNE; this is encoded by the coding sequence TTGAAACTGGGAGATCTGATGCCGAAAGATCTGCTTGGTCGGGAACTCTTCGTTCAAGATCTCAAAGATCACATCAACGATAACGTTGAAATCGTTCTGAAGATTCGAAGCAAAAAGCTTCAGGAAACGAAGGACAACAAGAAGTTTCTGATAATGACCCTGGAAGATCGAACAGGGGCAGTGAGGGCCGTTGACTGGTACAACGCTGAGCTGAACGATCAAAGGTTGAAAGAAGGAAGTGTTGTCAGGGTGAGGGGAAGAGTCGTCTTTTTCGAAAATAGAATTCAGATAAACGTGGAGAACGACTACAACGCTATCAGAGTTTTGAAGAAGGATGAATACGACTTCACAAAATTTGTAGCCCAATCAAAGAAAGACCCTGAGGTTATGAAGAAGAAATTGTTCTCGTTGATAGATCAGATCAGAGATCGGGATTACAAGAGATTGTTGAGAGCGTTTTTCGTGGAAGATGAGAAGTTTTCGGAGGAGTTCTTCAAATCACCCGCAGGAATGAGGGTTCATCATGCCTACATAGGTGGCCTTCTTGAACACAGTCTCACGGTTGCAGAAATATGCAGGGAAATCAGCAGGTATTACCCACTGGATCGAGACCTTCTCATAACTGGGGCACTTCTTCACGACGTAGGGAAGGTGAGAGAGTACGTCGTGACAGAATCTGGGATTGATGTGACCACAGAGGGAGAATTGAAGGGGCACATATCGATAGGTGCCATGATGGTGAGGGAGAAAGCAAAAGAACTTGGCCTTCCTGAGAAAAAGGTACTGGAGGTGGAACACATCATCCTTTCTCATCACGGAGAACTGGAGTGGGGATCTCCCGTTGTACCGAAGACCATAGAGGCGTTGATCGTTCACCATGTGGAAAATCTCGACTCAAAACTTGCCAGGTTCTTTGAAATCATAGAGAACGCCGATTCGGATCAGGTGTGGACGGAGTACGACAAGAACCTCAAAAGAAGGATATTCATAAGAGGTGAGGAGCTGAATGAGTAA
- the topA gene encoding type I DNA topoisomerase — protein MSKKKYIIVESPAKAKTIKGILGPEYEVFASMGHIVDLPKSKFGVDLKNNFEPQFTVIKGKEKIVEKIKAISKEGEIFIASDMDREGEAIAWHVARLTNTLGKRNRIIFSEITPRVIKEAVKNPRKIDMNKVHAQLARRILDRIVGYSLSPVLWRNFKSNLSAGRVQSATLKLVCDREREILRFVPKKYHRVVVKFHGLEAEMITKEKTLLEEDVLKELQSIEELVVEEKTVSRKKFSPPEPFKTSSLQQEAYAKLGFSVAKTMLLAQQLYEGVETEEGHIAFITYMRTDSTRVSDYAKEDARELIEKDFGKEYIGTGKRRRTNTTNVQDAHEAIRPTNVFMTPEKASRYLNPDQRKLYELIWKRFLASQMKPSEYEETRFVLKTKDGKYRFKGSILKKIFDGYERVWQTERNVGDFPFKEGEIVKPVDVEIKELETKPKPRYTEGTLVKEMERLGIGRPSTYAATIKLLLSRKYVKKIRGYLYPTVIGSVVMDYLEKKYADIVDVSFTAEMEKELDEVEQGKKTDKGVLQDFYRTFSKVFDRNDRIAVNYPTDQKCSCGKDMVLSFGRYGFYLRCECGKSRSVKDDEVAVIENGKIFIGRKYDEDSTTDGGNIKRKRNLTEKRRKGKKSS, from the coding sequence ATGAGTAAAAAGAAGTACATAATAGTGGAATCTCCGGCGAAGGCAAAGACGATAAAGGGAATTCTGGGACCCGAGTACGAGGTTTTCGCCTCGATGGGACACATCGTGGATCTTCCAAAGAGTAAGTTCGGCGTTGATTTGAAGAACAACTTCGAACCACAGTTCACCGTGATAAAAGGAAAGGAAAAGATCGTCGAAAAGATAAAGGCTATTTCGAAAGAGGGAGAGATATTCATCGCTTCCGATATGGACAGAGAGGGTGAAGCCATCGCGTGGCATGTGGCCAGACTCACAAACACCCTCGGAAAGAGAAACAGAATCATCTTCTCAGAGATCACCCCCAGGGTCATAAAGGAAGCGGTCAAAAATCCCAGGAAAATAGATATGAATAAGGTTCATGCCCAGCTTGCAAGGAGGATTCTGGATAGAATCGTTGGCTACTCTCTAAGTCCTGTGCTTTGGAGGAATTTCAAATCCAACTTGAGTGCCGGTAGGGTTCAGTCTGCTACTTTGAAACTTGTGTGTGACCGGGAAAGGGAAATACTGAGATTTGTACCGAAGAAATACCATCGCGTTGTCGTTAAGTTCCATGGTCTGGAAGCCGAGATGATAACGAAGGAAAAGACCCTTCTGGAAGAGGATGTACTCAAAGAGTTGCAGTCCATAGAGGAACTGGTTGTGGAGGAAAAGACCGTCTCCAGAAAGAAGTTCTCACCACCAGAACCCTTCAAGACCAGTTCACTCCAACAGGAAGCCTACGCGAAACTGGGTTTTTCTGTAGCAAAGACCATGTTACTCGCCCAGCAGTTGTACGAAGGGGTGGAAACAGAGGAAGGACACATCGCCTTCATCACCTACATGAGGACGGACTCCACTCGCGTTTCAGACTACGCTAAAGAGGACGCCCGTGAACTTATAGAAAAGGATTTTGGAAAAGAATACATCGGAACTGGAAAGAGAAGGAGGACCAATACAACCAACGTACAGGATGCCCATGAAGCCATACGTCCAACGAACGTTTTCATGACACCCGAAAAGGCCAGCAGGTATTTGAACCCAGATCAGAGAAAGCTTTATGAACTGATATGGAAGAGATTTCTCGCCTCTCAAATGAAACCATCAGAGTACGAAGAAACACGTTTTGTGTTGAAAACGAAAGACGGGAAATATCGGTTCAAAGGATCGATCTTGAAAAAGATCTTTGATGGTTACGAGAGAGTGTGGCAAACGGAGAGGAACGTTGGTGATTTTCCTTTCAAAGAAGGGGAGATCGTAAAACCAGTGGATGTAGAGATAAAAGAACTGGAGACAAAGCCCAAGCCTAGATACACCGAAGGTACTCTGGTGAAAGAGATGGAAAGACTCGGAATAGGACGTCCCAGCACCTATGCTGCCACGATAAAACTTCTTCTTTCCAGAAAATACGTGAAGAAAATCAGAGGATACCTCTATCCCACGGTTATCGGAAGTGTTGTTATGGATTACCTGGAAAAGAAGTACGCCGACATCGTGGATGTTTCTTTCACCGCTGAGATGGAGAAAGAACTCGACGAGGTAGAACAGGGCAAGAAAACTGACAAGGGAGTTCTACAAGATTTCTATCGAACCTTTTCAAAGGTCTTTGACAGGAATGACAGGATTGCTGTCAATTATCCAACGGATCAAAAATGTTCCTGTGGGAAGGACATGGTTCTTTCTTTCGGAAGGTATGGGTTCTACTTGAGGTGTGAATGCGGAAAAAGCAGAAGTGTGAAAGATGATGAGGTTGCTGTTATAGAGAATGGAAAGATATTCATCGGGAGGAAGTACGATGAAGATAGCACTACTGATGGGGGGAACATCAAGAGAAAGAGAAATCTCACTGAGAAGCGGAGAAAGGGTAAAAAAAGCTCTTGA
- a CDS encoding RnfABCDGE type electron transport complex subunit B, whose protein sequence is MTELVVLYSTLLLAILGFGFGVFLAYSAQKFKVEEDPRVKMIVEVLPGINCGACGFAGCEAYAKAIVKGQAETNRCLPGRPQGVEEKIKKILEEHRNDAP, encoded by the coding sequence GTGACGGAGTTGGTTGTTCTTTACTCTACACTTCTTCTCGCTATTCTGGGATTTGGATTCGGCGTTTTTCTTGCTTATTCTGCTCAAAAGTTCAAGGTGGAAGAAGATCCTAGAGTGAAGATGATAGTGGAGGTTCTTCCCGGTATAAACTGTGGTGCTTGTGGATTTGCCGGCTGTGAAGCCTATGCGAAGGCGATAGTGAAAGGGCAAGCAGAAACCAACAGATGTCTTCCCGGAAGACCACAGGGTGTGGAGGAAAAGATAAAGAAGATACTCGAGGAGCACAGAAATGACGCCCCTTGA